aatacatgaaatagcagaaactgctgtgtgaatactgacttgaaaaatccaatagctacatgtaagagtgaaaatgtgagaaatggaatctgcattactgccatgaacatatgaataaagagaaatttagctactgaattgatcaatgcaatagagccccaacactacgccaaagtatttctctacgttggggtccctagcttgtgtgtgtcctctcatgcagttaaaaaacttaccgtgtatgggaagctgagacccaggctatatatgcgtatgatatggattggcaataggtgtgtggggagggttcacaaacgaaaaactactaacaataaggaataacgtttggaacaccattctaagtctgaactgggtgcaaaaaacctaaaaaaacatcactatggggagataaggtatgcacaccagtgactatgtaaggggaatacatgaaatagcagaaactgctgtgtgaatactgacttgaaaaatccaatagctacatgtaagagtgaaaatgtgagaaatggaatctgcattactgccatgaacatatgaataaagagaaatttagctactgaattgatcaatgcaatagagccccaacactacgccaaagtatttctctacgttggggtccctagcttgtgtgtgtcctctcatgcagttaaaaaacttaccgtgtatgggaagctgagacccaggctatatatgcgtatgatatggattggcaataggtgtgtggggagggttcacaaacgaaaaactactaacaataaggaataacgtttggaactccattctaagtctgaactgggtgcaaaaaacctaaaaaaacatcactatggggagataaggtatgcacaccagtgactatgtaaggggaatacatgaaatagcagaaactgctgtgtgaatactgacttgaaaaatccaatagctacatgtaagagtgaaaatgtgagaaatggaatctgcattactgccatgaacatatgaataaagagaaatttagctactgaattatcaatgcaatagagccccaacactacgccaaagtatttctctacgttggggtccctagcttgtgtgtgtcctctcatgcagttaaaaaacttaccgtgtatgggaagctgagacccaggctatatatgcgtatgatatggattggcaataggtgtgtggggagggttcacaaacgaaaaactactaacaataaggaataacgtttggaacaccattctaagtctgaactgggtgcaaaaaacctaaaaaaacatcactatggggagataaggtatgcacaccagtgactatgtaaggggaatacatgaaatagcagaaactgctgtgtgaatactgctgGACTAACTGATtacaccacagaagccccaacaagacgaaggtttaccaacagggcccgtgacttgtctaacccacggtgttgttatacgtgtgggcgccttggacacatggccaaagagagtCTTCAAAGTTGGGGCCCCATGCCTAGAGCCCgtttgccagtccaaccagtcaaaatatgccgagatgaaccaacgagacttgaggaatgctactcccgagaaacaccaatagctaaggaagtggtttacccagtccacaccctacggcaagccggacaccgtacaccagccaacctccatcgccacatccagacggtcaaggttggtgatatacaggctcagggacttcgagacactggatcttccatcaccctggtcagcccagatatcgttcccacagaacatcatttacctggccgtaaagtgaccatctcccttgctgggggccagcgctcgaacatccctctggcacgagtgcagttggactagggaactgaccaaggagaggttgaagtggggctcatggacggcctccccacccctgttattttgggaaatgacctaggacaaggactttcCAGCCAGTttatcaccgccatcacccgcagccaagccaaacaccatcctggtgtaagtgtttctaccaacccatccgaggagaaccctcctcctcctcaatcttcagcctcctgctcagagccaacgaatgtgagtacctcagacccaactgtggccattgactggggggagatagattgtaaggaattcagggaagcccaactgacagaccccaccctagagcttatccgtagtgcagccacccaacctgggggaggaaatcagggggaggtgtatagatgggaaaaaggcctcttatatcgggaaaagcctgcatcctgcccagaaaaaccctggacccgtgtacatcagcttgtggtaccccagcaataccgaccccaactattgcgattagctcatgatgttcctgcggctgggcacataggGGCCAGAAAGACCCGGGCTCGCCTGCTGcgcagttttttctggccaaaggtcactcaagaagtgcaaaaatacagagccttttgcccagtgtgtcaacgtatgggaggagccccatgtcgtgccccactccaacccatgcccttgataggagaaccgttccagagagttgccattgacatagtaggccccttagccatacccagccgcagtggaaaaagattcatcctcaccctggtagactttgctacCCGCTACCCAGAAGCCATTGCCttatcctccatagatgcagagcacatgGCTcaggctctactggacatctttagccgagtAGGGttcccacaggaagtattgactgaccagggggcacagttccagagtgaattgattcagaccctgtgggagaaacatggagtccgTCCCATGCGTaccaccccctaccatcctgaaacaaatggattgtgtgagcgcttcaacggaACGCTCAAGCAGCTCATTAGCCGTTATGTGGAGtctgaggggggggactgggagaaaaacctgcagcagctcctttttgcttaccggtagGTGCCGCAAAACTCCACTGGATTCTCCCCcttcgaattgctgtacggccgaaaggtacgagggcccctagagctggtacgagagagttgggagggcaccttccccacagaagaggttcccatactggactatgttcaaaagtttagggaaaggatgaggcaccttatggcgttagcccacgggaatttagaagtggctcaggaaaggcaaaaacgatgttacgaccgcactgcccgaccccgagaatttgcctgtggacagaaggtcctagtactagtaccggtacggaaaaacaagctgcaagacatgtgggcgggtccattcaccattaccaagaaatgtggcaatactgactacagcgtggccctggatcgagcaggtgttcgtgagcgtacctaccacatcaacaggctaaaagcttataaggaacgagaggtcaccaatttagcagtttgttgtccagaggtagatgacccagagttggaccagatcccagacttattagtggactccaaaagggaaatggtggTAAAAGCGGTATCACTGGGGgaacagctttgtccatcacagaaatgacagatatcagacatactcggaccatacgaaaccctgttcacaagttagcctggtagaacccccctggttcagcatcatgtcaatacaggggcggccaccccactaagacaacccgcctaccgggtgacccctcctgtgttggcaatgatgaaggccgaggtggatgacatgctaaatatgggagtcatagttcccttccatagcccatgggctgccagtgtggtgttggtgccaaaaaaggacaagagtacttgtTTCTgtatggactatagacggctcaatgaggtcacgattacagatgcttaccccatgccccgggtggatgaactactagataagttaggggggtctcggtttatatctaccctcgatttgagcaagggatactggcagatcccactcacaaaagacgctcaagagaaatcggccttcataacccttttggcctctttgagtttaccagcatgccttttgggatgaaaaatgccccagccaccttccagaggatggtagaccatttactagagagatgtcaggggtatgcccaggcctatttggatgacatcgctatcttcagcgacacttgggaagagcatcttcagcacgtgtcccaggtgctgcagagggtagccaaagcccagctcaccattaaacctgacaaatgccaaatggggatggctgaactgctatacctgggacatcgagtgggaagtgggtgcattcgtcccgaacctgcaaaagtagaagccattacccagtggccacacccggtcaatcaaaaacaggtccgcgcGTTTCTAGGAACTGCAAACTATTAtcaaaagtttatccccaattacagtaccatagcaaaaccgctcactgacctcaccaccaaaagatatgcccgtaaccttatctggaccccagaatgtgaaactgcgttcttccaattgaaagaccggctggcccagagcccagtcctgactgctcctgacttccgtcgcaggttcatcgtccaaacagacgcatcggacacaggactaggagctgtacttagccaagtgggggacaacggtgaggaacatccgatagcgtacctctcccggaaactgttggaccgagagagggcttacgccaccatagaaaaagaatgcctggccatagtctgggccctgaaaaaattgcagccctacctctatggcaatgagttcacagtcctcactgaccacaatccattgagttggctaaatcgcactgccggggacaacggatgcTTGCTCAGgtcgagtctggcattacaatcttacaatttttccatctcccataaacaatgcaagaaccatggaaatgcggatgggctttcccgtcaagaggagaaggatgatcggaagcctatcatgtctggctaatattaagaagggggaggaatgtgacaacatggacacccaatgcctctcatgggttaaagtttcttaaaattcagccagacaggatgatagattctttatagatgggggataagtccctcattgtttttacaagactcttgttgactcatgtaattgtgttggccactgaaagccagacgtattgtttctctagactcttccagtaatcattgtattgtagttgtgtattgctaatgtgattaccttagtagccattgtcgagtctgtgacttgcagacttcatgtagataccctcagtctttctgtggacatcatttggatgaacattgtccatgcagcttgagattcatccaatgggagaggcgatcttgtccaaccaatcgatgaggacacagtgtatccaagtggaaggctgtggctataaaagggatttatttaagccaccagggggttgttgatggatgcagttggatccagtctaagctcttaggagctgactagaggatcaggatatcttatggcttcaatctagggactccggttccagttggagaccatatccacagcctagggatttcgactccggctgccaggattgtaacgtcataccaggactacctaaggaggacactcaggttgggacagttcagtcacctgttacagactttgcagacctcagacagcttcctaaatctggcattattcctttctcggtgggtgcccgccaaaagcggggtgctgctggattggagtaaatagccctggaacctctgaggcatggacattctaaatccctggtgagccagcggaagggtgagactctgttgcctgttacatttgtgttttgctggttatgtgttatgtgccgttaattgtttgggaatccaataaagtctaattgttgtggttccctcaccctgagtagtgttccgcccacggttaaggaggccggcgttcagttgggatgagccctgagccacgctgtttttttaaaggcggcgggttttagtggacgagagcacccactgagccccatgtctccacaataggttcaagagatgggttagggctgggatgaggactgtgatgttggggatgaggtgcgatgggagcgggtcaagtgcacagatgtgatcttgagagtacagtgaaaaaattgttttctgtcatggtggagaagctggatttggaggaagagagcTGAGTATCTatcatgaggggctgtggtgattgtggaccaaagcttgctctgatgttgtctatgttctgcttgaagaaagaggcaaagttttcagctgagatgatatttttcactcttaagcattagggggagcagctgctgcaaTCCTACTGTagacctactgtagaactagcttacattacaactgcagtaaaaatgGGTGTAATCTGCTCATGTGTGTAATGTCACCTCCCTCTCCTGGGTGTTTGCAAAAGGATatagagagaatgaagtttaggatcacagggcggagccattttgttggtgagcaCAAAGAGATCCTAATGTCTTAATTGTCACCAAGGACAGCGGCATAGTGCTCCTTAAATAGCGCTCTACACTACctgtaccagcaatgctctgccgcatgcttgccttcaatgctctgacgcacggccGCCAGCCAGCCCGCAAAGCTCTGCCGCACGCCCGCACAACATGCTCTGTGCATGCACGCCcctcaatgctctgccgcacgcacaccATCCAATGCTCTGCCGCAATGCCCTGCCGCACGCTCCCAATGCCCTGCCGCACGCTCCAAATGCCTTGCTGCACGCACCCTTACAATGCTTTCACATGCAGCctcccaatgctctgccgcacgcacgccccccaatgactgtcaatcttactcggtttggggctccatgcaagatctcgcctcgtggagGTAAGTATAatgagaaaggtcaagaatcagcccagaattacacgggaggacctggtcaatgacctgaacaaAACAGACCACATTCTCAAATATTActgtaacacactatgccgtctTGGATTAAAATTcttcagggcacgcaaggtccccctgctcatgcctgCACATCAAGGCTCATTTGAATCttgccagtgaccatctggatAATCCAGGGAGGCATGTGAAAAGGTCATGTGGTCaagtgagaccaaaatagaatgtgttagagcattgaagatgggtcgtggcttggCCTTACAGCATGACGATGTCCCAaaacacacagacagggcaactaaggacctgagcctaatagaaaatctttggaaggaactGAAACTCAATGCAGACCAGTGACAGcccagaaacctgaaagatctggagaagatctgtatggaggagtgaaccaaaatccctgctgcagtgtgtgcaaactggtTCAAGAATTGTAGGAAACTTctaacctctgtaactgcaaacaaaggtttctgtaccaaatgctaagttctgtatttccattgtatcaaatacatatttctcgcaataaaatgtaaattcattatttaaaaatcatgcaatataattttctgtattgtttttttttttattctgtcacagttgaagctacctacaataaaaattacagccctctccattctttgcaggtgggaaaatttgcaaaattgtcTGTGCATCAAATTCGAATATTGTAAGAATAAACTTCTTACCTTTTGATACAGCTTGAGTTGCCTTTCTGAggaagacaaggtggttggatgAGCGGTTCTCAGGAGGAGTGGGTCACTGATTAGACACCAGATCCTGTTGTCGCCATTCAGCATGGGACATAAGATTTTGTGTGTGTAgtcctaattaaattaaattatagagagatcatgtatgtatgtatgcatgcatgcatgtatgtataggAGACGCACCTCTGAGACAATAAAGTATCAGGAGTAGCTCTCACTTTGtctcaaacaaataaacaaataaaagatTACATCATGGTTACTCATTTATATAAGACTATATAAACTTTTTAGTTTTACATTCCTGAACTTCACTTTTAACAAAGAAACTGAAACTATACAAGCCCTTATCTAAAGTAAACAGAGGGGTCTCTGTTGTATTACACCAGGGGAGACACAGTACAGGCTCTTACACAAAGACAAAATGGAGTGTAGATTTAACAAAATGAATTCTTCTCTCATTCAAGCAATACACAAATGGATGAATAAAGCGTACAACTTggctataacaaaaaaaaaagttttttctctccatcaaaaattaaaaaaagtgtaaaaagatGAATAGTTTGTAAATGATCCATCATAAAAAGTACACAACTGTAATGACATAAAAATAAACTCCTTATTAACAGGTAGTAAAAGTCTTAATATTTACTAAAACAGGCATTATATTCAtgactatggcttcactcctgtgtgaattctctcatgtgtactaAGATTTGATTTtgcagtaaaacatttcccacattctgaacatgaatatggcttctctcctttgtgaattctctcatgtctaataagatttgattttgcagcaaaacatttcccacattctgaacatgaataaatcttctctcctgtgtgaattacctcatgtctaataagatgtgttttcagagcaaaacattttccacattctgaacatgaatatggcttctctcctgtgtgaattctctcatgtctaataagatttgattttgcagcaaaacatgtcccacattctgaacatgaatatgaattctctcctgtgtgacttctctcatgtctAATGAGATGTGATTGctgaaaaaaacatttcccacattctgaacatgaatacggcttctctcctgtgtgaattctctcatgtttaacaagagatgatttccgagcaaaacatttcccacattctgaacatgaattcggcttctctcctgtgtgaattctctcatgtttaacaagagatgatttccgagcaaaacatttgtcacattctgaacatgaatatggcttcactcctgtgtgaattctctcatgtgtaatgagatctgATTTGGAAGCACAACatgtctcacattctgaacatgaatatggcttctctcctgtgtgaattctctcatgtgcaaTGAGAGCTGATTTGGAAGCAAAACATGTTtgacattctgaacaggaatatggcttctctcctgtgtgaattctctcatgtgtaatgagagctGATTTCCAAGCAAaagatttctcacattctgaacaggaatatggcttcactcccgtGTGAATTCTCAAATGTTTATCAAGTTTTGATTtcaaagtaaaacatttcccacattcggaacatgaatatggcttcactcctgtgtgaattctctcatgtgtaatgagatttgatttgtcagcaaaacatttctcacattctgaacatgaataaatcttctctcctgtgtgaattacctcatgtctaataagatgtgatttcagagcaaaacattttccacattctgcacatgaatatggcttctctcctgtgtgaattctctcatgtgcaaTGAGAGCTGATTTGGAAGCACAACatgtctcacattctgaacatgaatatggcttctctcctgtgtgaattctctcatgtgtaataagatttaatttgtcagcaaaacatttctcacattctgaacatgaataatgcttctctcctgtgtgaattacctcatgtctaataagatttgctttcagag
The window above is part of the Anomaloglossus baeobatrachus isolate aAnoBae1 unplaced genomic scaffold, aAnoBae1.hap1 Scaffold_219, whole genome shotgun sequence genome. Proteins encoded here:
- the LOC142261427 gene encoding uncharacterized protein LOC142261427 is translated as MQNAADTMEKGEMDVRSDERSRNLSTDDGTRSSTQKAQCSESHKGEKPYSCSECEKCFAKKSNLITHERIHTGVKPYSCAECGKCFALKANLIRHEVIHTGEKHYSCSECEKCFADKLNLITHERIHTGEKPYSCSECETCCASKSALIAHERIHTGEKPYSCAECGKCFALKSHLIRHEVIHTGEKIYSCSECEKCFADKSNLITHERIHTGVKPYSCSECGKCFTLKSKLDKHLRIHTGVKPYSCSECEKSFAWKSALITHERIHTGEKPYSCSECQTCFASKSALIAHERIHTGEKPYSCSECETCCASKSDLITHERIHTGVKPYSCSECDKCFARKSSLVKHERIHTGEKPNSCSECGKCFARKSSLVKHERIHTGEKPYSCSECGKCFFQQSHLIRHERSHTGENSYSCSECGTCFAAKSNLIRHERIHTGEKPYSCSECGKCFALKTHLIRHEVIHTGEKIYSCSECGKCFAAKSNLIRHERIHKGEKPYSCSECGKCFTAKSNLSTHERIHTGVKP